A single Lactuca sativa cultivar Salinas chromosome 8, Lsat_Salinas_v11, whole genome shotgun sequence DNA region contains:
- the LOC111899307 gene encoding zinc finger BED domain-containing protein DAYSLEEPER-like, with product MVRDVPTRWNSTYRMFNISQAYEKTFERYDLKEYEFRSNIENAGLAISSPSDWQHIRHLCHFLKPLCDFTERISETLYMTSNTCIEDIYSIRTLLDDAISNVSICDIALAMRVKFDKYFGDVEKLNLLLYFALILDPRNKVKVYSPSITSSTTRSSNSSSILGKSQNPDATTPKPPLRNKLREKMKTNIVESIGELEKYLKESVEEDSSSFNILIGGK from the exons ATGGTAAGAGATGTTCCAACAAGATGGAACTCTACTTATCGTATGTTCAATATTTCCCAAGCTTATGAAAAAACATTTGAGAGATACGATCTAAAGGAATATGAGTTTCGTTCCAACATTGAAAATGCGGGTTTAGCGATTTCTTCGCCGAGCGATTGGCAACATATTAGGCATTTGTGTCATTTTTTAAAACCACTTTGTGATTTTACTGAAAGGATTTCTGAGACACTATACATGACATCAAACACGTGCATTGAAGATATTTATTCCATTCGTACACTCTTGGATGATGCTATTTCCAATGTTAGCATTTGTGATATTGCATTGGCAATGAGAGTAAAGTTTGATAAGTATTTTGGTGATGTAGAAAAATTGAATTTATTGCTCTACTTTGCTTTGATTCTTGACCCAAGGAACAAAGTAAA AGTTTATTCTCCAAGTATTACTTCTAGTACTACCAGGTCTAGTAATTCATCGTCGATTTTAGGGAAATCCCAAAATCCGGATGCTACGACACCAAAACCACCATTGAGAAATAAGTTAAGAGAAAAGATGAAAACAAACATAGTTGAATCAATTGGCGAGTTGGAAAAGTATTTGAAAGAAAGTGTTGaagaagattcatcaagttttaACATTTTAATTGGTGGAAAGTGA
- the LOC111899308 gene encoding uncharacterized protein LOC111899308 codes for MAKEHEISMKSQLKENILQKPKRNLVQKPSLSKKPIEKPISHQSQPKKSSFKDIKGKGKLVPDSKALTKKSTTNSWKVKKEFVKNQIKNEQKQSDSKEMKIKNNEVKVFTINKKDETTLVIHDEQFYTEWYIDNGCSHHMTGRKEELREFRALNDGGNVKYGNKSVGNIKGYGMITNGYFSVRKVEYVDVLQDKLISVSQLVVGMGLKVSFDDEGSEII; via the exons ATGGCAAAGGAACATGAAATATCAATGAAATCTCAATTAAAGGAAAACATTTTG CAAAAACCGAAAAGGAACCTTGTTCAAAAACCTTCTCTTTCAAAGAAGCCCATTGAGAAACCAATATCTCATCAGTCTCAACCCAAAAAATCTTCGTTCAAAGATATTAAAGGAAAGGGAAAATTAGTACCGGATTCTAAAGCTCTAACCAAGAAGTCGACTACTAACTCATGGAAAGTTAAGAAAGAATTTGTCAAGAATCAAATAAAAAACGAACAAAAACAATCTGAttcaaaagaaatgaaaataaaaaataatgaagTAAAAGTGTTCACCATAAATAAGAAAGATGAAACCACTTTG GTTATACATGATGAGCAGTTTTACACTGAATGGTATATCGACAATggctgctcacatcacatgacagggaggaaggaggagctACGAGAGTTTCGAGCTCTCAACGACGGTGGAAATGTGAAATATGGAAACAAATCAGTTGGAAATATCAAAGgctatgggatgataacaaatggataTTTTTCGGTTCGTAAGGTGGAATATGTGGATGTTTTACAAGACAAGCTAattagtgtttcacaacttgttgtaggGATGGGCTTGAAAGTATCCTTTGACGATGAAGGATCTGAGATTATATAA